A segment of the Allosaccharopolyspora coralli genome:
GCGCGACTCGCTCGTCGCGGCCCAGACCTCGCACGGTGACGTCGACCGGGACGCGAAGCGACTCGAGACCGAGGTCGAGCAGGTCCGCGCTCGCGAGGATCGGGACCGCAAGTTGCTCGATTCCGGATCCCTGGGGTCCTCCAAACAGATGGAAGAGGTCCAGCACGAGCTGCAGACCCTCGCCCGTCGTCAAGGCGTCCTGGAGGACGAGCTGCTCGAGGTGATGGAGCAGCGGGAGGCGTTGGAGTCCGACGTCGAACGCACCCGGATCGCCGTGGAGGAAGCCGAGACCACGCTCGAGGACGCGAGGAGCCGCCGGGACGAAGCGCTCGCCGATCTCGACACCAACGAGGCGAAGCGGCTCGCCGAGCGGGAAGGTCTCGTCGGGCGCGTTCCGGACGACCTGCTCGCGCTCTACGACCGGATCCGGGAGAACAAGGGCGTCGGCGCGGGCCTGTTGCAGTACCGGCGATGCGGTGCGTGCCGGATCGA
Coding sequences within it:
- a CDS encoding zinc ribbon domain-containing protein, with protein sequence MKADPAVQRLLLDLADVDAELNRVTHRRRTLPELEQIGAAERDLQAKRDSLVAAQTSHGDVDRDAKRLETEVEQVRAREDRDRKLLDSGSLGSSKQMEEVQHELQTLARRQGVLEDELLEVMEQREALESDVERTRIAVEEAETTLEDARSRRDEALADLDTNEAKRLAEREGLVGRVPDDLLALYDRIRENKGVGAGLLQYRRCGACRIELDRAALAHVADAADDEVVRCEECGAILVRTKESGL